A region of Sulfurimonas sp. DNA encodes the following proteins:
- the cobA gene encoding uroporphyrinogen-III C-methyltransferase codes for MSKVYLTGAGPGDIELLTLKALRVIKEADVIIYDRLANPDILEEAKNGCEFVYVGKEDGRHIVPQDDINEVIYQNSLKYKNVVRLKGGDPFVFGRGGEEALYLLQRDVKFEIIPGITSAISAPAYAGIPVTHRGIAVSFRVVTGHESPNKKVSQIPWETFKTDDTIIFLMGLHNLPKISKKLIEIGKSSDFPVAVISKGTTKEQIVVVGTLENIVQKAKDIPTPALIVVGRVVELREQLKWFEGNV; via the coding sequence ATGAGTAAAGTTTACTTAACAGGAGCAGGTCCAGGAGATATAGAGCTACTAACACTCAAAGCACTTAGGGTTATAAAAGAAGCTGATGTTATCATATACGACCGTTTAGCAAATCCTGACATTTTAGAAGAAGCAAAAAATGGCTGTGAGTTTGTCTATGTTGGCAAAGAAGATGGTCGTCACATAGTTCCACAAGATGATATAAATGAAGTAATTTATCAAAATTCTTTAAAATATAAAAATGTTGTCCGTTTAAAAGGTGGTGACCCTTTTGTATTTGGTCGTGGAGGGGAAGAAGCACTTTATCTTTTACAAAGAGATGTAAAGTTTGAAATAATTCCAGGTATAACTTCTGCTATTTCTGCTCCTGCTTATGCTGGGATTCCTGTTACGCATAGAGGAATTGCCGTAAGCTTTAGAGTAGTTACAGGACATGAATCACCAAATAAAAAAGTATCTCAAATTCCATGGGAAACATTTAAAACTGATGATACTATTATCTTTTTAATGGGGCTACATAACCTACCTAAAATTTCTAAAAAACTTATAGAAATTGGAAAGTCTAGTGACTTCCCTGTTGCCGTCATTTCTAAAGGAACTACAAAAGAGCAAATCGTTGTAGTTGGAACATTAGAGAATATTGTCCAAAAAGCTAAAGATATTCCTACTCCAGCACTCATCGTTGTTGGGCGAGTAGTTGAGCTTAGAGAACAACTTAAATGGTTTGAGGGAAATGTCTAA
- a CDS encoding cytochrome D1 domain-containing protein, with product MKKILFSTIITALAFISIDAKGLNPIAAMLNTNEKIFVVERESESLAIIEKGLARGHLTGMHNMNHGVVKFEGKDGYVISRDGWVVKFDPEKELIVKELKTSDSAIGFTITKNFLAVANYAKKSVDILDRDLNPLQSFQTGSKNVGIKTYKDYLIFSQMDNDKITVLRDTNFGKGLPKFVIHKEFEDVGIMPFDAMIKDNNFITGFFQSPFFGVVNLDTMKYSKIKILLEDRKPVLKVPHFGFWSIGAGYVFIPAVGNNKVLVYTPDFKFVRNITTEGLPVFTALSPDKKYLAVTFSGKKFPVIQIIDTATLKIIKRFEFNGKVLHVRWSNVRPNLYVSVNDANKVAVIDTNSWRLSREMFNIKKPSGIFIYEGKD from the coding sequence ATGAAGAAAATATTATTTAGTACAATAATTACAGCCTTGGCTTTTATCAGTATAGATGCAAAAGGCTTAAACCCAATAGCAGCTATGCTAAATACAAACGAAAAGATATTTGTTGTTGAAAGAGAGAGTGAATCTTTAGCAATCATAGAAAAAGGTTTAGCAAGAGGTCATCTGACTGGTATGCACAATATGAATCATGGTGTTGTAAAGTTTGAAGGCAAAGATGGCTATGTTATAAGTAGAGATGGCTGGGTAGTAAAATTTGACCCCGAAAAAGAGCTTATTGTAAAAGAGTTAAAGACTAGTGATAGTGCTATTGGCTTTACTATAACAAAGAATTTTCTTGCTGTTGCAAACTACGCTAAAAAAAGTGTAGATATTTTAGACCGTGATTTAAATCCTTTACAATCATTCCAAACAGGCTCAAAAAATGTTGGTATTAAAACTTATAAAGATTACTTGATTTTTTCGCAAATGGACAATGACAAAATAACTGTTTTAAGAGATACAAACTTTGGCAAAGGTCTTCCTAAATTTGTTATTCATAAAGAGTTTGAAGATGTTGGGATTATGCCTTTTGATGCCATGATAAAAGACAATAACTTTATAACTGGTTTTTTTCAAAGTCCATTCTTTGGTGTTGTAAATTTAGACACAATGAAATACTCTAAAATCAAAATCCTTCTTGAAGATAGAAAACCTGTTTTAAAAGTACCTCATTTTGGTTTTTGGAGTATTGGCGCTGGATATGTATTTATCCCTGCAGTTGGAAATAATAAGGTTTTAGTTTATACACCTGACTTTAAATTTGTAAGAAATATAACAACTGAGGGTTTACCAGTTTTTACAGCTCTTTCTCCAGATAAAAAATATCTAGCAGTCACTTTTAGTGGTAAGAAATTTCCTGTTATTCAAATCATTGATACAGCAACATTAAAAATCATAAAACGCTTTGAGTTTAATGGTAAAGTTTTACATGTTAGATGGTCAAATGTTAGACCAAATCTTTATGTATCAGTTAACGATGCTAATAAAGTTGCTGTTATAGATACAAATAGTTGGCGATTAAGCAGAGAAATGTTCAATATTAAAAAACCATCTGGTATATTTATATACGAAGGGAAAGACTAA
- a CDS encoding radical SAM/SPASM domain-containing protein has product MFRLSNLISSVVENKKERVLDGSIAIWNFTNRCNLSCLHCYSKSTLDEVDTLTTVQIKKTILQMKANGVKFIIFSGGEPLTRKDLFEIADYCKENGIITYLSSNGLYFTKRNVQRIVDTFNYVGISIDGDEPTHDYFRGLKGAFVETLKAVQLANATGAKVGIRFTMTKDTIDSLEYIFDLAEKENIPKIYISHLVYSGRGLDNLKMDLSKEQRRKAVEFILKKAFEYYETGRDIEIVTGNMEMDAVLFLNEFASRYPQLKETMRKRLVVWGGNSAGRKLLNINSEGDVRPDPFFPLTVGNIIEENFGDIWQKGELLDKLRIHPRKQISGICQSCEQLDICNGGSRARAYAITGDLWSEDPSCYLSELERKRD; this is encoded by the coding sequence ATGTTTAGATTATCAAATCTTATATCTTCCGTAGTTGAAAATAAAAAAGAGAGAGTTTTAGATGGTAGCATAGCTATTTGGAACTTTACTAACCGCTGTAACTTGTCTTGTCTTCACTGTTACTCAAAATCAACTTTAGATGAAGTTGACACTCTTACAACAGTGCAAATCAAAAAAACTATTTTACAAATGAAAGCAAACGGTGTTAAGTTTATCATATTTTCAGGTGGAGAGCCACTAACGAGAAAAGATTTGTTTGAAATAGCTGACTACTGCAAAGAAAATGGCATCATCACTTATCTTTCAAGTAATGGTCTTTACTTTACAAAAAGAAATGTGCAACGAATAGTAGATACTTTTAACTATGTTGGAATAAGCATCGATGGAGATGAGCCTACTCATGATTATTTTCGTGGACTAAAAGGTGCATTTGTTGAAACACTTAAAGCTGTTCAGTTAGCAAATGCCACGGGAGCTAAAGTAGGTATTCGCTTTACTATGACAAAAGACACTATTGATTCTCTAGAATATATTTTTGATTTAGCAGAAAAAGAAAATATCCCGAAAATTTATATCTCACACCTTGTCTATTCGGGGCGAGGATTAGACAACTTAAAAATGGATCTTTCTAAAGAGCAAAGAAGAAAGGCAGTTGAGTTTATACTTAAAAAAGCGTTTGAGTATTACGAAACAGGTCGAGACATTGAGATTGTTACTGGAAATATGGAGATGGATGCTGTTTTATTTTTAAATGAATTTGCATCTAGATACCCCCAGCTAAAAGAAACTATGAGAAAGAGGCTTGTAGTTTGGGGTGGCAATTCTGCTGGTAGAAAACTACTTAATATAAATAGCGAAGGCGATGTAAGACCTGACCCATTTTTTCCACTAACTGTTGGAAATATTATAGAAGAAAATTTTGGTGATATTTGGCAAAAAGGTGAGTTGTTGGATAAGCTTAGAATACACCCTAGAAAACAGATTAGTGGAATTTGTCAAAGTTGTGAACAACTAGATATTTGTAATGGTGGCTCAAGAGCAAGAGCTTACGCAATAACTGGAGATTTGTGGAGTGAAGACCCATCTTGTTATTTAAGTGAATTAGAAAGAAAGAGGGATTAA
- a CDS encoding cytochrome c, protein MKKIYLLLLTLCFSLQSNDLDGKEVFETYCWGCHHQTAVAFGPPFNKIANKRTKEEIQAYIIEPKAMYKAFGYKRTVMTQLKLNDKEINAISDYILSYKGK, encoded by the coding sequence ATGAAAAAAATATACTTATTACTTTTAACACTCTGTTTCTCACTTCAGTCCAACGATTTAGATGGTAAAGAAGTCTTTGAAACTTACTGCTGGGGTTGTCATCACCAAACTGCAGTAGCCTTTGGCCCTCCTTTTAACAAAATTGCAAATAAACGCACAAAAGAAGAAATTCAAGCTTACATTATAGAACCAAAAGCAATGTATAAAGCTTTTGGCTACAAAAGAACTGTTATGACACAGCTCAAATTAAACGATAAAGAGATAAATGCTATTAGTGATTATATCCTCTCATATAAAGGTAAATAA
- a CDS encoding cytochrome D1 domain-containing protein, with product MRLNKLVMSVAALAVVSSGLFASTSKMDVEKVFEKECQGCHGPNHEGGVGSDLRPAVISKKNAYTLSEAILNGIPGTAMPEFKEKFTKDDADKMVDYLQHFKGKKMAVLTMDAVKKGWKPLNDRMAFFKKYPHAVDVKKNTDICFVTERDAERVAFVDGTSGKILSKHPAGFAVHVTVTNKRQPRYAYSISRSGLVTMFDLNTPGQQKIAQIQVGSDSRGLAVSPDGKYLMAGNYVPGGAILMDAMTLEPLKVYPTSSVINNEGSIESSRVAGIFDTPYGPYIAFALKDAGHVYIIDYSKPNFPIVGDIPNIGNILHDGFLNEGKEIGRYLFIASQGSDVIGVVDFKTKTLVTKIYTGPSAKPHPGQGSSFFNEGLGQQLGATVNMNLGQVTIWDDNFDVIRQIPTGGGGLFIGTSEHTPFLWADNVLGGSSNWNKVHLINKQTLELDRIITVGTKKGTVTDPVTHKVLYKWNVPTVKDAKGKAVIPRILHAEPANHGHWTMISEWNAGRIGIYEAKTGKFVKYIKGLTTPTFTYSIEHRQTIPGA from the coding sequence ATGAGATTAAACAAATTAGTTATGTCAGTTGCTGCTTTAGCAGTAGTTAGTTCAGGTTTATTTGCTAGTACATCGAAGATGGATGTAGAAAAAGTTTTTGAGAAAGAGTGTCAAGGTTGTCACGGTCCAAATCACGAAGGTGGTGTTGGTTCTGATTTACGCCCTGCAGTTATTTCTAAGAAAAATGCTTACACACTATCAGAAGCAATTTTAAATGGTATTCCTGGCACTGCAATGCCAGAATTCAAAGAAAAATTCACTAAAGACGATGCTGATAAAATGGTTGATTATCTTCAACATTTTAAAGGTAAAAAAATGGCTGTTCTTACAATGGACGCTGTTAAAAAAGGCTGGAAACCTTTAAATGACAGAATGGCATTTTTCAAAAAATATCCACATGCTGTAGATGTTAAGAAAAATACTGATATCTGTTTCGTAACAGAAAGAGATGCTGAAAGAGTTGCATTTGTTGATGGTACTTCTGGTAAAATTTTATCTAAGCACCCTGCTGGTTTTGCTGTACATGTTACAGTAACTAACAAGCGTCAACCTCGTTATGCTTACTCTATCTCTCGTTCAGGTCTAGTAACAATGTTCGACCTTAACACTCCGGGTCAACAAAAAATTGCTCAAATCCAAGTTGGTTCTGACTCTCGTGGTCTTGCAGTTTCTCCAGATGGTAAATACCTAATGGCAGGAAACTATGTTCCAGGTGGAGCAATTCTTATGGATGCTATGACTCTTGAGCCATTAAAAGTTTATCCAACTTCAAGTGTTATTAACAATGAAGGTAGTATCGAGTCTTCTCGTGTTGCTGGTATTTTTGATACACCGTATGGTCCTTACATTGCATTTGCACTTAAAGATGCTGGTCATGTTTATATCATAGATTACTCTAAGCCAAATTTTCCAATTGTTGGTGATATTCCAAACATTGGTAATATCCTTCACGATGGTTTCTTAAATGAAGGTAAAGAGATTGGTAGATATTTATTTATCGCTTCTCAAGGTTCTGATGTTATCGGTGTTGTAGATTTTAAAACTAAAACTTTAGTTACAAAAATTTATACTGGTCCATCTGCTAAGCCACATCCAGGTCAAGGTTCTTCTTTCTTTAACGAAGGTCTAGGACAACAACTTGGTGCTACTGTTAACATGAATCTTGGTCAAGTTACTATCTGGGATGATAACTTTGATGTTATCCGTCAAATTCCTACAGGTGGTGGTGGATTATTCATCGGTACTTCTGAGCACACTCCATTCTTATGGGCTGATAATGTTCTTGGTGGATCTTCTAACTGGAACAAAGTTCACTTAATTAATAAGCAAACTTTAGAGTTAGATAGAATCATTACTGTTGGTACTAAAAAAGGTACTGTTACAGACCCTGTTACTCACAAAGTTCTTTACAAATGGAATGTTCCAACTGTTAAAGACGCTAAAGGTAAAGCTGTAATTCCAAGAATTTTACACGCTGAACCAGCTAATCACGGTCACTGGACTATGATTTCTGAGTGGAATGCTGGTCGTATCGGTATATATGAAGCTAAGACAGGTAAATTTGTTAAATATATCAAAGGTTTAACAACTCCTACTTTTACTTATTCTATCGAACACAGACAAACAATTCCAGGTGCTTAA
- a CDS encoding cbb3-type cytochrome c oxidase subunit I, producing the protein MASKFLTGVGSESKQLATWYFTFAFILFGAQLLFGLVAAIQYVMPGFLFELLDFSVARMLHINALVVWMVFAMFGSVYWLLPDETGIETIGIKVGKLLYWVFVAAIVVVILVYLFVQVGPADEMSIWFIHEGREYIEAPRWADFGIVVVALGFVANLFLTGMKGNRSGIVTVLMADMIAFAGLYLAGMFFTDNISVDQYWWWWVIHLWVEATWEVFVGAIAAYGLITMIGASRKVVEMWLWIEVAMLFGSGILGIGHHYFWIGTPEYWWEIGALFSALEPLPLVAMFIHVMYDWGKQQGKQAASGSNVSVVNNQPAFVWFWMNAFGNFLGAGVWGFFHTLPQVNLYTHGTQFTSAHGHLAFFGAYATILIGMMYLAIQGTNGIKVMKSTKSSIIALSLIVGGVMGMTVALTIAGYVQVLVSRAQMGATWAGYFDGQSGMWFAQAMDWRLVMGLVTFTGFLFLAKDFLSIGKNPIHTK; encoded by the coding sequence ATGGCAAGTAAATTTTTAACAGGTGTAGGAAGTGAGTCTAAGCAATTAGCGACATGGTACTTTACCTTTGCTTTTATCCTTTTTGGAGCACAATTATTATTTGGTCTAGTTGCAGCGATTCAGTATGTAATGCCAGGTTTCTTATTTGAGCTACTTGACTTTTCAGTTGCTAGAATGTTACACATCAATGCACTAGTTGTATGGATGGTTTTTGCAATGTTTGGTTCAGTTTATTGGTTGTTACCTGATGAAACTGGAATTGAAACTATCGGTATCAAAGTTGGTAAATTATTATACTGGGTATTTGTAGCAGCTATCGTTGTTGTTATCCTTGTATATCTATTTGTTCAGGTTGGACCTGCTGATGAAATGTCAATTTGGTTTATTCATGAGGGTCGTGAGTATATTGAAGCTCCTCGTTGGGCTGACTTCGGTATAGTTGTAGTTGCTCTTGGATTTGTTGCTAATCTTTTCTTAACAGGAATGAAAGGTAACCGTTCAGGTATCGTTACAGTTCTTATGGCAGACATGATTGCTTTTGCTGGTTTATATTTAGCAGGTATGTTCTTTACAGACAATATCTCTGTTGATCAGTACTGGTGGTGGTGGGTAATTCACTTATGGGTTGAGGCTACTTGGGAAGTTTTCGTTGGTGCGATTGCTGCTTATGGTCTTATCACTATGATTGGAGCTAGCCGTAAAGTTGTTGAAATGTGGTTATGGATTGAAGTAGCAATGCTATTTGGTTCAGGTATTCTTGGAATTGGACATCACTATTTCTGGATTGGTACACCTGAGTACTGGTGGGAAATTGGAGCATTATTTAGTGCGCTAGAGCCTCTACCACTTGTTGCTATGTTCATCCATGTTATGTATGACTGGGGTAAACAACAAGGTAAACAAGCTGCTAGCGGTAGCAATGTATCAGTAGTAAACAACCAACCTGCTTTTGTATGGTTTTGGATGAATGCTTTTGGTAACTTTTTAGGTGCTGGTGTTTGGGGATTCTTCCACACATTACCACAAGTAAACCTTTATACACACGGTACACAGTTTACATCAGCTCACGGACACCTTGCGTTCTTTGGTGCTTACGCAACTATTCTTATCGGTATGATGTATCTTGCTATACAAGGTACAAACGGTATTAAAGTTATGAAAAGTACAAAGTCTTCTATTATTGCACTTAGCTTAATAGTTGGTGGTGTTATGGGTATGACTGTTGCACTTACTATTGCTGGTTATGTTCAAGTTCTTGTTTCTCGTGCTCAAATGGGTGCTACATGGGCAGGTTATTTTGACGGACAAAGCGGTATGTGGTTTGCACAAGCAATGGATTGGAGATTAGTTATGGGACTTGTTACCTTTACAGGTTTCTTATTCTTAGCTAAAGATTTCTTAAGTATTGGCAAAAATCCAATACACACAAAATAA
- a CDS encoding cytochrome c: MSTSRGHEVPIIGGNDGKGMSLFQEKEKFFGRDDWSEEEAGALLHLGKLGSQTKNCMNCHTLLGNGAYYAPDLTKAWLDPAWGPEGSMQAMTGKDTKEEAMAEFLQHPSTYPTHARMMPDLGITEKEAKGLVAFLKHMSSIDTNGFPRNFGKIKGAVHGK, encoded by the coding sequence ATGAGCACATCACGTGGGCACGAAGTGCCAATCATTGGTGGTAACGACGGAAAAGGAATGTCTTTATTTCAAGAAAAAGAAAAGTTTTTCGGAAGAGATGACTGGTCTGAGGAAGAAGCAGGCGCTTTACTTCACTTAGGTAAACTAGGTTCTCAAACTAAAAACTGTATGAACTGTCATACACTTCTTGGAAATGGTGCATATTATGCTCCAGACTTAACAAAAGCTTGGTTAGATCCAGCATGGGGACCAGAAGGGTCAATGCAGGCAATGACTGGTAAAGATACTAAAGAAGAAGCAATGGCGGAGTTTTTACAACATCCATCAACTTACCCTACTCATGCTCGTATGATGCCAGATCTTGGTATTACAGAGAAAGAGGCTAAAGGTTTGGTTGCTTTCTTGAAGCATATGTCATCAATTGATACTAATGGTTTCCCAAGAAACTTCGGAAAAATCAAAGGAGCAGTTCATGGCAAGTAA
- a CDS encoding thioredoxin family protein has protein sequence MRIIILFLLLLSSVYANHVSWYGDFDKAHQEALKQNKKLMVLLIKKDCPKCKQTLKTTFLNQTYIENINKDYISVIVTKNQKASYPIEMLYTFTYPSLFFLDNKELFICEPIRGGITPDRLKIHLKSCK, from the coding sequence ATGCGTATTATTATACTTTTCCTTTTACTCTTGTCATCAGTCTATGCCAATCATGTAAGTTGGTATGGAGATTTTGATAAAGCACATCAAGAAGCTTTAAAGCAGAACAAAAAGCTTATGGTATTGCTTATCAAAAAAGATTGTCCAAAATGTAAACAAACACTTAAAACAACATTTTTAAATCAAACTTATATAGAAAATATTAACAAAGATTATATATCTGTCATAGTTACAAAAAATCAAAAAGCAAGTTATCCTATTGAGATGCTTTATACTTTTACATATCCATCGCTATTTTTTTTAGACAATAAGGAATTATTTATTTGTGAACCAATTAGAGGAGGGATAACTCCAGATAGACTAAAGATCCATCTGAAAAGCTGTAAGTGA
- a CDS encoding multiheme c-type cytochrome, translated as MKNIHMKIYIILMFVSGIFQLSIFGLSWEYFRMAQAVHILSSAFVAIFLLLPFVNLHTYEYMIIKKAKSTSGVLLGLLLFFIIASGFYLFLVGNRGSDAFGIYSYYTHLYGSFILLFFLFLHAKKKIATNANPTLLLALLLSISYPTLSYSDDVQKLTNIKLEDGVSRYHNEDWTNSAKCKSCHTEIFNQWADSNHRHLTGSNPYYMVMENLAGADMGDEFRQWCMGCHNPSAVTTKQKRSTHNMNGNHMPNFLFESGAKDLISDLKNHGNSRLEQGVSCVTCHRITKTDSKGNSSYSLDLTNRKKYVFEDSNSDVANFLSEKFINSNPLVHKQSYSKELYKKSSYCASCHDEFLPESSKRPIVSTFKEWEKSPFNNPKDPTKHKTCIDCHMTYLKDNKHSPLRGTSTTGGTIKDDIKVHYFAGANHFLSGLKSKEHEDQTIQLLRTSAKVDVEITKGKILVGVKNIGAGHHLPTGVSDFRELWLNITIKDKNSKIVFSSGKLKDDGNLDTDARPFMKVFGDENSKPVGLLFWRYKKLISDTRIPAGKRRVESFDISNYKNLKYPLSVEAKLNFRIYPQWATDIVKRAYPQLPNPPVITLQTVKKEFVKAK; from the coding sequence ATGAAAAATATACATATGAAAATATATATCATACTAATGTTTGTAAGTGGAATCTTTCAACTTAGCATCTTTGGTTTAAGTTGGGAATATTTTAGAATGGCTCAAGCCGTGCACATCTTAAGCTCTGCTTTTGTAGCTATCTTTCTTCTTTTACCTTTCGTAAATCTTCATACTTATGAATATATGATTATTAAAAAAGCAAAAAGTACAAGCGGCGTACTGCTTGGTCTTTTGCTATTTTTTATCATAGCTAGTGGATTTTACCTGTTTTTAGTTGGAAATAGAGGCTCAGATGCCTTTGGCATCTACTCTTACTATACTCATCTATATGGCTCATTTATTTTACTATTCTTTTTATTTTTACATGCAAAGAAAAAAATAGCTACAAATGCGAACCCGACACTTCTTCTCGCTTTACTTCTTAGCATCTCCTATCCAACTCTCTCATATAGCGATGATGTCCAAAAACTAACAAATATAAAACTAGAAGATGGGGTAAGCAGATATCATAATGAAGACTGGACAAATTCCGCAAAATGTAAGTCTTGTCATACAGAGATTTTCAACCAATGGGCAGACTCAAATCATCGCCACCTTACAGGTTCAAACCCTTACTATATGGTTATGGAGAACTTAGCTGGAGCGGACATGGGCGATGAGTTTAGACAGTGGTGTATGGGTTGTCATAACCCAAGTGCAGTTACTACAAAACAAAAACGCTCAACTCACAATATGAACGGAAATCATATGCCAAATTTTCTTTTTGAGAGTGGGGCAAAAGATTTGATAAGTGATTTGAAAAATCATGGAAACTCAAGACTAGAACAAGGTGTTTCTTGTGTGACTTGTCATAGAATAACAAAAACTGACTCTAAAGGAAATAGCTCTTATTCTCTTGATTTAACAAACAGAAAAAAGTATGTTTTTGAAGATAGCAATTCAGATGTAGCTAACTTTTTAAGTGAAAAATTTATAAATTCAAATCCTCTAGTCCATAAACAAAGTTACTCAAAAGAGCTTTATAAAAAGAGTTCTTACTGTGCATCTTGCCATGATGAGTTTTTACCAGAATCTTCAAAACGCCCTATCGTTTCAACCTTTAAAGAATGGGAAAAATCACCCTTTAACAACCCAAAAGACCCTACAAAACATAAAACATGCATAGACTGTCATATGACCTACTTAAAAGATAACAAACACTCACCACTAAGAGGAACTTCAACTACTGGCGGGACAATCAAAGATGATATAAAAGTTCATTATTTTGCAGGAGCAAATCATTTCTTATCTGGTTTAAAGAGTAAAGAACATGAGGACCAGACCATTCAGCTTCTTCGTACTTCTGCAAAAGTTGATGTTGAAATTACAAAAGGAAAAATTTTAGTTGGTGTTAAAAATATTGGTGCTGGTCATCACTTACCAACAGGTGTTTCTGACTTTAGAGAACTTTGGCTTAATATTACTATCAAAGATAAAAACTCTAAGATTGTGTTTAGTAGCGGAAAACTAAAAGACGATGGGAACTTAGACACAGATGCCAGACCTTTTATGAAGGTTTTTGGAGATGAAAACTCTAAACCTGTGGGACTGCTTTTTTGGAGATATAAAAAACTCATAAGCGATACAAGAATTCCTGCTGGTAAAAGAAGGGTAGAATCTTTTGATATTTCTAACTATAAGAATTTGAAGTATCCTCTTAGTGTAGAAGCAAAACTAAACTTTAGAATCTATCCACAATGGGCAACAGATATAGTTAAAAGAGCTTATCCACAACTGCCAAATCCACCTGTTATAACGCTACAAACTGTAAAAAAAGAGTTTGTAAAAGCTAAGTAG
- a CDS encoding cytochrome-c peroxidase, protein MKFFVYVFIALLIGIFVISILLPTKEKPQYSDNELREAALSRDMSSIPRTYEELLKLVNTEENSLSKAKIELGKDLYFDKILSKSKDISCATCHVISKNQKDKNIYLNALTSKENDKTDCVICHLSDQSGVDRFEVAVGDAGRENPFHLNTLTTLNAALAKYQTWDGSVKTVQEQVGASIQAKEQMNLSASEAEKRLSQDDVYLKKFALAFKDENINFQNIQKAIGAYLKTLVTRSDYDRFLDGDNDAMSQTAKKGLANFLNFGCKGCHTGVTVGGQSIQKFPLRDYNSIIDVTNSFNENEKAREVSQFNFNAKMYHPFPFENKGGFMGKDGDRLFRVPMLRNVTKTSPYFHNGAIKKIREAVYLMGKHQLGMNLTDKQIDEIVEFLKALEGDIVDYKIVDKVKS, encoded by the coding sequence ATGAAATTTTTTGTTTATGTCTTTATTGCTTTATTGATAGGTATCTTTGTTATATCTATATTATTACCTACAAAAGAGAAGCCTCAATACAGCGATAACGAGCTAAGAGAAGCTGCACTTTCAAGAGATATGTCAAGTATACCTAGAACTTATGAAGAACTTTTAAAGCTTGTTAACACAGAAGAAAATAGCCTCTCTAAAGCTAAAATAGAACTAGGTAAAGATTTGTACTTTGATAAAATATTATCAAAAAGTAAAGATATAAGCTGTGCAACTTGTCATGTTATAAGTAAAAATCAAAAAGACAAAAATATATACCTAAATGCTCTTACTTCAAAAGAAAACGATAAAACAGACTGTGTTATTTGTCATCTCTCTGACCAAAGTGGAGTTGATAGATTTGAAGTAGCAGTAGGAGATGCTGGTAGAGAAAACCCTTTTCATCTAAATACTTTAACAACTCTAAATGCAGCTCTTGCAAAGTACCAAACATGGGACGGAAGTGTAAAAACTGTCCAAGAGCAAGTTGGAGCATCTATACAAGCAAAAGAACAAATGAACCTATCAGCATCTGAGGCTGAGAAAAGATTATCTCAAGATGATGTTTATCTAAAAAAATTTGCCCTTGCTTTTAAAGATGAAAATATAAACTTCCAAAATATCCAAAAAGCGATAGGTGCTTACCTTAAAACACTTGTTACTAGAAGTGATTATGATAGATTTTTAGATGGGGACAACGATGCCATGAGTCAAACAGCCAAAAAAGGTTTAGCAAATTTCTTAAACTTCGGCTGTAAAGGCTGCCATACAGGAGTAACCGTCGGAGGACAAAGCATACAAAAATTTCCTCTAAGAGATTACAATAGTATCATTGATGTAACAAACTCTTTTAATGAAAATGAAAAAGCTAGAGAAGTTAGCCAGTTTAACTTCAATGCAAAAATGTATCATCCTTTTCCTTTTGAAAATAAGGGTGGTTTTATGGGTAAAGATGGAGACAGACTCTTTAGAGTTCCGATGCTAAGAAATGTTACAAAAACTTCACCTTACTTTCATAATGGAGCTATTAAAAAAATTAGAGAAGCAGTTTATCTTATGGGGAAACATCAGCTTGGTATGAACTTGACAGATAAACAGATTGATGAGATAGTAGAGTTTTTAAAAGCTCTTGAGGGCGATATAGTTGATTATAAAATAGTTGATAAGGTTAAATCATGA